In Zunongwangia profunda SM-A87, the following proteins share a genomic window:
- a CDS encoding PUR family DNA/RNA-binding protein yields MSDKGLMEKEEIFSKVLRAGRRTYFFDVRATRANDYYLTITESKKFTNDDGSFYYKKHKIYLYKEDFAGFTEILQEMTDFILDEKGEEVISERHQKDFKPSYEGTGAVEAKTAPENFTDVSFDDI; encoded by the coding sequence ATGAGCGACAAGGGATTGATGGAGAAAGAAGAAATATTCTCTAAAGTACTAAGAGCAGGAAGAAGAACTTATTTCTTTGATGTGAGAGCGACGCGTGCCAACGACTACTACCTTACCATCACAGAAAGCAAGAAATTCACCAATGACGATGGATCTTTCTATTACAAAAAACACAAAATCTACCTTTATAAGGAAGATTTTGCCGGTTTTACAGAGATTCTTCAGGAAATGACCGATTTTATTCTTGATGAAAAAGGAGAAGAGGTAATAAGTGAACGTCACCAAAAAGATTTTAAACCTTCCTATGAAGGTACCGGTGCAGTTGAAGCCAAAACTGCTCCAGAAAATTTTACTGATGTTAGCTTTGACGATATCTAA
- a CDS encoding ABC transporter ATP-binding protein, whose amino-acid sequence MKHLRTLNKFFLKYKWKLILGLVVTIISRIFGLYFIPLVGNSTDAIEQYINGEITGYDSLKAELLKNILLLVGTTLISAFFTFLMRQTFIVVSRHIEYDLKNVVYKHYQELSLNFYKKNRTGDLMNRISEDVSKVRMYLGPAIMYTVTTLTSTIVVLIFMIQAAPVLTLYTVIPLPILSFAIYKLSVAIQKRSTVVQQYLSKLNTFTQESFSGIAVIKSYSLEQQTDNNFTDLSNTSRDKNIDLVKVQAFFFPLMVLLIGISNVLVIYVGGRQYITGQIDNLGIIVEFLLYVNMLTWPVASIGWVTSLVKQAEASQERINEFLDSEPEIKNHKETTDIIKGKVNFKNVTFTYEDTNITALKNISFEVNQGETLAIIGKTGSGKSTVLDLIGRLYDVEEGSIEVDGINVKNLNLDNLKRNIGYVPQDAFLFSDSIRNNIKFGKDNATDEDVIEAAKTASVHQNIKNFSKGYDTVLGERGITLSGGQKQRVSIARAIIQNPQILLFDDCLSAVDTETEEAILSNLFKISRDKTTIIVSHRISSAKNADKIIILEDGNIVQQGTHEKLIKIDGYYKELYAKQLNEKEM is encoded by the coding sequence ATGAAACATTTAAGAACACTCAATAAATTCTTTTTAAAATATAAATGGAAACTTATTCTAGGGCTGGTCGTAACGATTATTTCCAGGATTTTTGGTCTATATTTTATTCCATTGGTGGGGAACTCTACCGATGCTATAGAGCAATATATAAATGGAGAAATTACCGGCTACGATTCCCTAAAAGCAGAATTATTAAAAAACATTTTATTACTGGTAGGTACCACTCTGATTTCTGCATTTTTCACCTTTCTTATGCGACAAACTTTTATTGTAGTTTCTCGTCATATTGAATACGATTTAAAAAATGTAGTTTACAAACACTATCAGGAATTATCCCTTAACTTTTATAAAAAAAATCGCACGGGGGATTTAATGAACCGTATTAGTGAAGATGTTAGTAAGGTAAGAATGTACTTGGGGCCTGCCATTATGTATACGGTAACCACGCTTACTTCAACAATAGTAGTATTGATCTTTATGATCCAGGCCGCCCCTGTCCTTACGCTATACACCGTAATTCCGCTGCCCATTCTATCATTTGCGATTTATAAATTAAGTGTCGCCATTCAAAAACGCAGTACCGTAGTTCAGCAATATTTATCAAAACTCAACACCTTCACTCAGGAAAGTTTTAGCGGAATCGCTGTGATAAAATCCTACAGTTTAGAACAGCAAACCGATAATAATTTTACCGATCTTTCTAATACCAGCAGAGATAAAAATATCGATCTGGTAAAAGTACAGGCTTTTTTCTTTCCTCTTATGGTTCTCCTTATTGGGATAAGCAACGTTCTTGTGATTTATGTAGGCGGTCGACAATATATCACCGGACAAATTGATAACCTTGGTATCATTGTAGAATTTTTATTGTATGTAAATATGCTTACCTGGCCGGTAGCTTCAATTGGGTGGGTAACTTCTTTGGTTAAGCAGGCCGAAGCTTCCCAGGAACGAATTAATGAGTTTCTGGATAGCGAACCAGAAATTAAAAATCATAAAGAAACCACTGATATTATTAAAGGTAAAGTCAATTTTAAAAATGTGACTTTTACTTATGAAGACACCAATATTACGGCTCTAAAAAATATATCTTTTGAAGTAAATCAGGGAGAAACTCTGGCGATTATTGGTAAAACAGGATCCGGAAAATCTACTGTTCTGGATCTCATTGGGCGATTATATGATGTCGAAGAAGGATCGATTGAAGTTGATGGTATAAACGTAAAAAACCTAAATCTTGATAATTTAAAACGTAATATTGGATACGTGCCCCAGGATGCATTTTTATTTAGTGATTCTATTAGAAACAATATTAAATTTGGGAAAGACAATGCTACCGATGAAGATGTAATCGAAGCTGCGAAAACAGCCTCTGTACATCAAAACATCAAAAACTTTAGCAAAGGTTACGATACGGTATTAGGGGAACGAGGGATTACTTTATCTGGAGGACAGAAGCAAAGGGTTTCTATCGCAAGAGCGATTATCCAAAATCCACAAATTCTGCTTTTCGACGATTGCCTTTCCGCAGTAGATACCGAAACAGAAGAAGCTATTCTTAGCAATCTTTTCAAAATATCAAGGGATAAGACAACTATTATTGTAAGTCATCGAATTTCTTCTGCAAAAAATGCAGATAAGATAATTATTCTCGAAGACGGAAATATCGTACAACAGGGCACTCACGAAAAATTAATTAAAATAGACGGATATTATAAAGAACTGTACGCAAAACAGTTAAATGAAAAAGAAATGTGA
- a CDS encoding Glu/Leu/Phe/Val family dehydrogenase: protein MQVDVLNAKELKKAAPVFGQLSFDNHEQVVFCNDKDTGLKAIIGIHNTVLGPALGGTRMWNYTSEWEALNDVLRLSRGMTFKSAITGLNLGGGKAVIIGDAKTQKTPELMMKFGEYVDSLGGKYITAEDVGMETADMDLVRDVTPYVTGISEERGGSGNPSPVTAYGVFMGIKAAAKYQFGTDELEGRSVLVQGIGHVGETLVEYLISDGAKVYISDISEERLQEVSKKYGAIIFDEADVYSAHVDIYAPCALGATINDETVNRLNCKVIAGAANNQLSDEVRHGQILRERGIVYAPDFLINAGGIINVYAELEKYSRQEIMSKTQNIYNTTLQILETAAKEDMTTHFAALKIARQRIEDRKKSSLK from the coding sequence ATGCAAGTTGATGTTTTAAATGCTAAAGAACTTAAAAAAGCTGCACCGGTATTTGGACAGCTTTCGTTCGATAATCATGAACAGGTTGTTTTTTGTAACGACAAAGATACAGGATTAAAAGCAATAATAGGTATTCACAACACAGTTTTGGGACCGGCTTTAGGTGGTACCAGAATGTGGAATTATACCAGTGAATGGGAAGCATTAAATGATGTATTACGTTTATCTCGTGGGATGACGTTTAAAAGTGCGATTACCGGTTTAAACCTTGGTGGTGGTAAGGCTGTTATTATAGGTGACGCCAAAACCCAAAAAACTCCAGAGCTAATGATGAAGTTTGGAGAGTATGTAGATTCTTTGGGTGGAAAATACATTACCGCAGAAGATGTAGGGATGGAAACTGCAGATATGGATCTGGTAAGAGATGTAACGCCATATGTAACCGGGATATCTGAAGAAAGAGGAGGATCAGGAAATCCTTCACCTGTTACTGCCTACGGTGTGTTTATGGGAATAAAGGCAGCTGCGAAATATCAATTTGGTACAGATGAGTTAGAAGGACGCTCTGTATTGGTACAGGGTATTGGTCATGTAGGAGAGACCTTAGTGGAATACTTAATAAGTGATGGAGCTAAAGTTTATATAAGTGATATTAGCGAAGAGCGTTTACAGGAAGTGAGCAAGAAATATGGTGCGATTATTTTTGATGAAGCCGATGTTTATAGTGCACATGTAGATATTTATGCTCCCTGTGCTTTAGGAGCTACAATTAATGATGAAACCGTAAACCGTCTTAATTGTAAAGTTATTGCCGGTGCCGCAAATAATCAATTGTCAGACGAGGTAAGACACGGACAAATTTTACGTGAACGTGGAATTGTTTATGCTCCCGATTTCTTAATTAACGCCGGAGGAATTATAAATGTATATGCTGAATTAGAGAAATACAGCAGACAAGAGATTATGTCTAAGACTCAGAATATTTATAATACCACACTGCAAATCCTTGAAACTGCGGCTAAAGAAGACATGACAACACATTTTGCAGCACTTAAAATTGCAAGGCAAAGAATAGAAGATAGAAAAAAATCAAGTTTGAAGTAG
- a CDS encoding transcription antitermination protein NusB yields MLTRRHIRVKVMQSLYAFNQSENDNLASEEKFLLKSMEEMYDLFVLQLSLLTEIKAHAETFLERSQQKHLATQEDKDPNRKFVQNAVFEILEQNTQLEQIIDDRKLNHWKFDDEYVAILWNEIKESNAFADYMETRDNSFKEDKDFVLAIFKKVIAPNDKIYDYFEDKKLTWLDDLPLVNTAVVKMLQKLKQTATPEDKLPKLFKSIDDKEFAVNLFRKTYLKDGKLSNEMQGKTPNWDKDRIAEIDTVLLKMAICEFLEFPSIPVKVTINEYLEISKEYSTPKSSIFINGILDKLSKEYKTDGKLNKIGRGLM; encoded by the coding sequence ATGTTGACAAGAAGACATATTCGAGTTAAGGTGATGCAATCCTTATATGCATTCAACCAAAGTGAAAATGACAATCTTGCAAGCGAGGAGAAATTCTTGCTAAAAAGCATGGAAGAGATGTATGATCTTTTTGTGCTTCAGCTAAGTTTGTTAACCGAAATTAAAGCGCATGCCGAAACTTTTTTAGAACGTTCCCAACAAAAACATCTCGCCACACAGGAAGATAAAGATCCAAATAGGAAATTTGTTCAAAATGCGGTTTTTGAAATTTTAGAACAAAATACTCAATTAGAGCAAATTATCGACGATCGTAAACTTAATCACTGGAAGTTTGATGATGAGTACGTGGCGATCTTATGGAACGAGATTAAAGAAAGTAATGCGTTTGCCGATTATATGGAAACGAGAGATAACTCGTTTAAAGAAGATAAAGATTTTGTTCTTGCTATATTTAAAAAAGTAATTGCTCCAAACGATAAGATTTACGATTACTTTGAAGATAAAAAATTAACATGGTTGGATGATCTTCCTTTAGTGAATACCGCGGTAGTAAAAATGCTGCAGAAATTAAAGCAAACTGCAACCCCGGAAGATAAACTTCCAAAGCTGTTTAAATCTATAGATGATAAGGAATTTGCGGTCAACCTTTTTAGAAAAACCTATCTGAAAGATGGTAAACTTTCTAACGAAATGCAGGGAAAAACACCAAACTGGGATAAAGACAGAATTGCAGAGATTGATACGGTGCTTTTAAAAATGGCGATTTGTGAGTTTTTAGAATTCCCTTCTATTCCGGTGAAAGTAACTATAAATGAATATCTTGAGATTAGTAAAGAATATAGTACCCCAAAAAGTAGTATTTTTATAAATGGAATTCTGGATAAGCTTTCTAAAGAGTACAAAACCGACGGGAAATTAAATAAAATAGGGCGTGGCCTTATGTAG
- a CDS encoding DUF1573 domain-containing protein, with translation MKKGILLIAAVGTMFFTSCKDAGNSASEKVKAENVDAAAARDSKATVYPELSFDETEFDFGNIPQGEPVEHVFTFTNTGRAPLVITNAKSTCGCTVPEYHKNESIQPGETGEMLVKYNGSGRGQVQKTVTISANTENGQEQIKIKAFVEADKAS, from the coding sequence ATGAAAAAAGGAATTTTATTAATAGCAGCAGTGGGAACGATGTTCTTCACTTCTTGTAAAGACGCTGGTAACAGTGCCTCAGAAAAGGTGAAAGCTGAAAACGTAGACGCGGCAGCAGCACGTGACTCTAAAGCAACGGTATATCCAGAGCTAAGTTTCGATGAAACCGAATTCGATTTTGGGAATATCCCACAAGGTGAACCGGTAGAGCATGTATTTACTTTTACAAATACGGGTAGAGCGCCATTAGTAATAACCAATGCCAAGAGTACTTGTGGATGTACGGTGCCAGAATATCATAAAAACGAATCTATCCAACCCGGTGAAACAGGGGAGATGCTTGTAAAATACAATGGTTCTGGTAGAGGACAGGTTCAAAAAACAGTAACAATTTCTGCAAATACTGAAAACGGGCAAGAGCAAATTAAAATTAAAGCTTTTGTAGAGGCAGATAAAGCAAGCTAA
- the yajC gene encoding preprotein translocase subunit YajC yields MDQIQQFLPLILMFAVVYFFMIRPQMKKAKQEKNFISELKKGDRIVTKSGMHGKIIDFSEKNNAVVIETGAGKITFDKSSISLEMSQKLNEPAKPVKEEKKLKEEKK; encoded by the coding sequence ATGGATCAAATACAACAGTTTCTTCCCTTAATCTTAATGTTCGCGGTTGTGTATTTTTTTATGATACGCCCGCAAATGAAAAAGGCTAAGCAGGAGAAAAACTTTATTTCTGAATTAAAAAAAGGAGATCGAATTGTTACCAAAAGTGGTATGCATGGTAAAATTATCGATTTTAGTGAGAAAAACAACGCGGTAGTTATTGAAACCGGTGCTGGGAAAATCACTTTCGATAAATCTTCAATTTCTCTTGAAATGAGTCAAAAGCTTAACGAACCGGCAAAACCGGTTAAGGAAGAGAAAAAATTAAAAGAAGAGAAAAAATAA
- a CDS encoding YdeI/OmpD-associated family protein, which produces MAVKDVDEYIEIHKYWQTELKQIRQMLQDTKLEETIKWGAPTYTLKDKNVAGLAAFKNHIALWFFNGDLLKQNTDLLLNAQEGKTKSLRQIRFEKGDEINTEVLLRYVLEAIENQKLGKTIKASRKQELIIPSELRAALKKDADLDESYCQLTSGKQREYADYINDAKREATRINRLEKIIPMIKKGVGLHDKYKNC; this is translated from the coding sequence ATGGCGGTAAAAGATGTAGACGAATACATTGAGATTCACAAATACTGGCAAACTGAATTGAAGCAAATTAGGCAAATGCTTCAGGATACTAAACTAGAAGAAACCATAAAATGGGGAGCGCCAACCTATACTTTAAAAGATAAAAATGTTGCCGGACTGGCTGCATTTAAAAATCATATTGCATTATGGTTCTTTAACGGCGACTTACTTAAGCAAAATACGGATCTACTTTTGAATGCTCAGGAAGGAAAGACAAAATCGCTACGGCAAATACGTTTTGAAAAAGGTGATGAAATTAATACCGAAGTTTTACTTCGGTATGTTTTAGAAGCGATCGAAAATCAAAAACTGGGGAAAACGATAAAAGCCTCCAGAAAACAAGAATTGATCATTCCGTCTGAACTAAGAGCTGCACTTAAAAAGGATGCTGACTTAGATGAATCTTACTGCCAATTAACTTCTGGCAAACAAAGAGAATATGCCGATTATATTAATGATGCTAAACGTGAGGCAACGCGTATAAACCGACTTGAAAAAATAATCCCCATGATAAAAAAAGGAGTTGGATTACATGATAAGTATAAAAATTGCTAA
- the pepT gene encoding peptidase T, which translates to MINKQEVLDRFISYISIDTQSNPESETTPSTEKQWILANKLTKELEGMGMQEVSIDENAYVMATLPSNINKDTPVIGFVSHFDTSPDFNGTNIKPQIIENYDGGDIVLNAEKNIILSSEYFDDLKQYKGQTIITTDGNSLLGADDKAGITEIMTAMKYLLEHPEIKHGTLKVCFTPDEEIGRGAHKFDVSKFGAHWAYTMDGSQIGELEYENFNAASAKVKVSGKSVHPGYAKDKMVNSMYIAQDFINSLPRLETPEHTEGRQGFFHLSNINGDVEETILQYIIRDHDKKHFEARKKMIQDLGVEICKQYESECVTVEIKDQYRNMREKIEPMMHIVELAKEAMEAVKVKPIIKPIRGGTDGSQLSFMGLPCPNIFAGGHNFHGKYEYVPLESMVKATEVIIKIAELNAR; encoded by the coding sequence ATGATCAATAAACAAGAAGTTTTAGATCGATTTATAAGCTATATAAGTATCGATACCCAAAGTAACCCTGAAAGTGAAACTACGCCCAGTACCGAAAAGCAGTGGATTCTTGCCAATAAATTGACCAAAGAATTAGAAGGAATGGGAATGCAGGAGGTGAGCATCGACGAAAATGCTTATGTCATGGCAACCCTACCATCAAACATCAATAAAGACACACCCGTTATTGGATTTGTTTCTCATTTTGATACTTCACCGGATTTTAATGGTACTAATATCAAGCCACAGATTATCGAAAATTACGATGGGGGTGATATCGTACTCAACGCAGAAAAAAATATTATACTTTCTTCGGAATATTTCGATGATCTAAAACAGTATAAGGGTCAGACTATTATTACCACCGATGGCAACAGCCTTTTAGGCGCCGACGACAAAGCCGGAATCACTGAAATCATGACGGCCATGAAATATCTTTTAGAACATCCCGAAATTAAACATGGGACTTTAAAAGTTTGCTTTACTCCCGATGAGGAAATTGGTCGCGGAGCGCATAAGTTTGATGTTTCGAAATTTGGTGCTCATTGGGCCTATACTATGGATGGCAGCCAAATTGGTGAGTTAGAATATGAAAACTTTAATGCTGCCAGCGCAAAAGTTAAGGTAAGCGGCAAAAGTGTGCACCCAGGTTATGCTAAAGATAAAATGGTAAACAGCATGTACATCGCTCAGGATTTTATCAACTCATTGCCTCGATTAGAAACTCCGGAACATACTGAAGGTCGACAGGGTTTTTTCCACTTAAGTAATATCAACGGTGATGTGGAAGAAACCATACTACAATACATTATTCGGGATCATGATAAAAAGCATTTTGAAGCTCGTAAAAAAATGATTCAGGATCTTGGAGTAGAGATTTGTAAGCAATACGAAAGCGAATGCGTAACGGTTGAAATAAAAGATCAATATCGCAACATGCGCGAAAAAATAGAACCCATGATGCATATTGTTGAACTGGCTAAAGAAGCGATGGAAGCGGTAAAAGTTAAGCCTATCATTAAACCTATTCGGGGAGGAACTGATGGCTCTCAGCTTAGCTTTATGGGACTCCCCTGCCCTAATATTTTTGCCGGTGGACATAATTTTCATGGAAAATACGAATATGTACCTTTAGAAAGTATGGTTAAAGCTACTGAAGTTATCATAAAAATTGCCGAACTTAATGCCAGGTAA
- a CDS encoding quinone-dependent dihydroorotate dehydrogenase encodes MYKSLIRPILFKYDPETIHHFTFSSLKKLNKIPGVPAILRSKFSNNDPRLEREVFGLKFKNPVGLAAGFDKDAKLYKELSNLGFGFIEVGTVTPKPQSGNDKKRLFRLKADQAIINRMGFNNNGVEQMVSQLKKNTNVLIGGNIGKNKVTPNEEAVEDYKICFESLFDYVDYFVVNVSSPNTPNLRALQDKEPLTHLLKTLMELNNAKPKQKPILLKIAPDLTDTQLLDIINIVKETKIDGVIATNTTISREGLQSDNKKETGGLSGKPLTKRATQVIKFLSEKSNRSFPIIGVGGIHTADDAIEKLEAGASLVQLYTGFIYEGPALIKAINKKILSNYPKS; translated from the coding sequence ATGTACAAGTCTTTAATTCGCCCGATACTTTTTAAATACGATCCGGAGACCATTCATCATTTTACCTTTAGTAGCCTAAAGAAATTAAATAAAATACCAGGGGTACCAGCAATTTTGAGATCAAAATTCAGTAATAATGATCCTCGATTGGAGCGTGAGGTTTTTGGACTCAAGTTTAAAAATCCTGTAGGCCTTGCAGCGGGATTTGATAAAGATGCCAAATTATACAAAGAATTATCGAATCTTGGTTTTGGTTTTATTGAGGTTGGTACGGTGACCCCAAAACCACAATCTGGCAATGATAAAAAACGATTGTTTAGACTAAAAGCCGATCAGGCGATTATTAACCGAATGGGATTTAATAATAACGGGGTTGAGCAAATGGTTTCACAGCTTAAGAAAAATACCAATGTATTAATTGGTGGGAATATTGGTAAAAATAAAGTAACTCCAAATGAAGAGGCGGTCGAGGATTATAAAATTTGTTTTGAATCTTTGTTTGATTATGTAGATTATTTTGTGGTTAATGTAAGTTCACCAAACACACCAAACTTAAGGGCGCTTCAGGATAAGGAACCTTTAACACATTTGCTGAAAACTTTAATGGAGCTGAATAATGCCAAACCAAAGCAAAAGCCCATATTGTTAAAAATTGCACCAGATCTCACAGATACTCAGCTTTTGGATATCATCAATATTGTTAAGGAAACAAAAATAGATGGTGTAATCGCAACAAATACTACCATTTCCCGAGAAGGTTTACAATCTGATAATAAAAAGGAAACCGGTGGCTTAAGTGGGAAGCCACTTACCAAAAGAGCTACCCAGGTGATTAAATTCCTTTCAGAAAAAAGTAATAGATCATTTCCTATTATTGGTGTAGGTGGAATTCATACGGCAGATGATGCTATAGAAAAGTTGGAAGCCGGTGCCAGCTTGGTGCAATTATATACTGGATTTATTTATGAAGGTCCTGCGCTTATTAAGGCCATCAATAAGAAGATCCTCAGCAACTATCCAAAATCGTAA
- a CDS encoding LysE family translocator, whose translation MLEQLIPFLTATMLLTLAPGPDIIYVLVQGMVNGKKHAIVTALGLVSGVVVHTTLVAFGVSAVIKQSETIYLIIKCLGAAYLFYLAYKVFQSNPDIAFSAEGIKQKSLFALYRQGFIMNVLNPKVTIFFLALFPGFLWDPEGSTVLQFYILGGVFMCQALLIFTLVAILAGNISKYLQKHRKSGVILKWTQIFAFIAIGVFILM comes from the coding sequence TTGTTAGAGCAGCTCATTCCATTCTTAACCGCTACGATGTTACTTACGCTCGCTCCGGGACCAGATATTATTTATGTTTTAGTACAGGGGATGGTTAATGGTAAAAAACACGCTATAGTTACCGCTTTAGGCCTGGTTAGTGGAGTTGTAGTCCATACTACTTTGGTAGCTTTTGGTGTTTCGGCAGTGATAAAACAATCTGAAACTATTTATTTGATTATTAAATGTCTTGGTGCTGCTTATCTCTTTTATTTAGCGTATAAGGTTTTTCAAAGCAATCCTGATATTGCTTTTTCGGCAGAAGGGATTAAACAAAAAAGTCTTTTCGCATTATATCGGCAAGGATTTATAATGAATGTTCTAAATCCTAAAGTAACCATTTTCTTTCTAGCCCTGTTTCCTGGTTTTTTATGGGATCCTGAAGGGAGTACAGTGCTTCAGTTCTATATTCTGGGCGGTGTTTTTATGTGTCAGGCATTGCTGATATTTACCCTGGTGGCGATCCTCGCCGGAAACATTTCAAAATACTTACAAAAACATCGAAAATCAGGTGTGATTTTAAAATGGACGCAAATCTTTGCATTTATTGCGATTGGCGTTTTTATTTTGATGTAG
- a CDS encoding hydroxymethylglutaryl-CoA lyase: MGEIKLIECPRDAMQGIKDFIPTKTKARYIQSLLQCGFDTIDFGSFVSPRAIPQMRDTAEVLSMLDLSRTKSKLLAIVPNTRGAEDASQFPEIDYLGYPFSISENFQMRNTHKTIAESVEILKSILDIANNADKEVVAYLSMGFGNPYGDPWSVEIVGEWTEKLAAMGVGVLSLSDTVGTSTPDIIDYLFSNLIPKYPKVEFGAHLHTTPTKWYEKIDAAYKAGCQRFDGAIQGFGGCPMAKDELTGNMPTEKMYSYFNTKKQNTNIRMGSFEAAFNSASKIFTEFH, translated from the coding sequence ATGGGAGAGATTAAGCTTATCGAATGTCCACGTGATGCCATGCAGGGGATTAAGGATTTTATTCCTACCAAGACTAAAGCAAGGTATATTCAGTCTTTATTACAATGTGGTTTTGATACGATCGATTTCGGTAGTTTTGTATCTCCCAGAGCGATACCTCAAATGCGCGATACTGCTGAGGTCCTTTCCATGCTAGATCTTAGCCGTACAAAAAGTAAGTTATTAGCCATCGTGCCCAATACACGTGGGGCTGAAGATGCTTCACAATTTCCTGAAATTGATTATCTAGGGTATCCATTTTCTATTTCAGAAAACTTCCAGATGCGAAATACTCACAAAACCATTGCAGAATCTGTCGAGATATTGAAATCGATTCTGGATATTGCAAACAATGCGGATAAAGAGGTCGTAGCTTATTTAAGCATGGGGTTTGGAAATCCTTACGGTGATCCTTGGAGCGTGGAGATCGTAGGGGAGTGGACCGAGAAACTGGCAGCTATGGGCGTTGGTGTTTTGTCTCTCTCTGATACCGTAGGAACTTCGACGCCCGATATTATTGATTATCTTTTTTCTAACCTTATTCCCAAATATCCAAAAGTGGAATTTGGAGCACATCTTCATACCACTCCTACCAAATGGTATGAAAAGATTGATGCAGCTTATAAAGCAGGTTGCCAAAGGTTTGATGGTGCCATCCAGGGATTTGGCGGTTGCCCAATGGCTAAAGATGAGCTTACCGGAAACATGCCCACCGAAAAAATGTATTCCTATTTCAATACTAAAAAACAAAATACAAATATCAGAATGGGAAGTTTTGAAGCAGCCTTTAATAGCGCCAGTAAAATCTTCACAGAATTTCATTAG